The Pelmatolapia mariae isolate MD_Pm_ZW linkage group LG9, Pm_UMD_F_2, whole genome shotgun sequence genome has a segment encoding these proteins:
- the ythdf3 gene encoding YTH domain-containing family protein 3, whose amino-acid sequence MSATTVDQRPKGQGNKVQNGSMHQKDGVNDDDFEPYLSGQTNQSNSYPPMSDPYMPSYYAPSIGFPYSLGEAAWSTAGDPPMPYLTTYGQMSNGEPHFIPDGVFSQPGALGNTPPFLGQHGFNFFPGNADFSTWGTSVSQGQSTQSSVYSNSYGYAPSSLGRAITDGQAGFGSDTQLSKVPVLNSIEQGMTGLKLGTDMVAAVTKTVGSPLGGTAGMSSMSASNLPPSVSSSAPKPASWAAIAKKPAKPQPKVKPKANMGIGGGTAIPPPPIKHNMNIGTWDDKGSLNKPPLAQTMMPPQPLVQQPLLGQPQPLLQNPLPPQPQHQHQPQHQHQHQHQHQHQHQPFQLQSLQSPQHPQPLPPGPPHLHLPSQPPQPLHQQQPQQPGPPPNRWVAPRNRGEGFGLCVGIPPSASPCSGEVHPVLEKLRALNNYNPKDFDWNLKNGRVFIIKSYSEDDIHRSIKYSIWCSTEHGNKRLDGAYRSLGNKGPLYLLFSVNGSGHFCGVAEMRSPVDYNAYAGVWSQDKWKGKFEVKWIFIKDVPNNQLRHIRLENNDNKPVTNSRDTQEVPLEKAKQVLKVIATYKHTTSIFDDFAHYEKRQEEEEALRKERNRNKP is encoded by the exons ATGTCTGCGACCACCGTCGATCAG AGACCTAAAGGACAAGGAAATAAAG TGCAAAACGGATCAATGCATCAAAAGGATGGTgtaaatgatgatgattttgAGCCTTACCTAAGCGGCCAGACAAATCAG AGTAACAGCTATCCACCAATGTCTGATCCCTACATGCCCAGCTACTATGCTCCATCCATTGGTTTCCCTTACTCTCTGGGGGAGGCTGCTTGGTCCACAGCAGGAGACCCACCTATGCCCTACTTAACtacctatggacagatgagcaACGGCGAGCCACACTTCATCCCTGATGGTGTTTTCAGTCAACCGGGTGCCCTGGGAAACACCCCTCCCTTCCTTGGGCAGCACGGCTTCAACTTTTTTCCGGGCAATGCAGACTTTTCCACCTGGGGTACTAGTGTCTCTCAGGGCCAGTCCACACAGAGCTCAGTCTACAGCAATAGCTATGGGTACGCCCCGAGCTCGCTGGGTCGAGCCATCACGGACGGACAGGCGGGCTTTGGAAGCGACACCCAGCTCAGTAAGGTCCCGGTGCTGAACAGCATTGAGCAGGGTATGACGGGGCTAAAGCTGGGTACAGACATGGTGGCAGCTGTCACCAAAACTGTGGGCTCACCTTTAGGAGGCACAGCAGGTATGAGCAGCATGTCGGCCAGCAACCTCCCTCCGTCTGTCAGCTCCTCTGCACCTAAACCCGCTTCCTGGGCAGCTATTGCCAAGAAGCCGGCCAAACCACAACCCAAGGTCAAACCCAAAGCCAACATGGGGATAGGGGGAGGCACCGCTATTCCCCCACCCCCTATAAAGCACAATATGAACATTGGTACTTGGGATGATAAGGGCTCTCTGAACAAGCCCCCATTAGCTCAGACTATGATGCCCCCCCAGCCTCTGGTGCAGCAGCCTCTCCTTGGTCAGCCACAGCCCTTACTGCAGAACCCTTTACCCCCTCAGCCTCAGCACCAGCACCAGCCCCAGCACCAACACCAACACCAACACCAACACCAACACCAACACCAACCCTTCCAACTCCAGTCTCTCCAGTCCCCTCAACACCCCCAGCCTCTGCCCCCTGGTCCTCCACACCTGCACCTTCCTTCCCAACCCCCTCAGCCTCTTCATCAGCAACAACCCCAACAACCTGGCCCGCCCCCTAACCGCTGGGTGGCTCCTAGGAACCGTGGCGAGGGCTTTGGTCTTTGTGTTGGAATCCCACCGAGTGCCTCCCCTTGCTCTGGAGAAGTGCACCCAGTGCTGGAGAAACTTCGTGCCCTCAACAACTACAACCCCAAAGACTTTGACTGGAACTTGAAAAATGGGCGCGTTTTCATTATCAAGAGCTATTCAGAAGATGACATCCACCGCTCAATCAAGTACTCTATCTGGTGCAGTACAGAACACGGCAACAAGCGCCTGGATGGTGCTTACCGCTCCCTGGGCAACAAGGGGCCCCTGTACTTGTTGTTTAGTGTCAACGGCAGTGGGCACTTTTGTGGCGTAGCTGAAATGCGCTCACCGGTGGACTACAATGCCTATGCAGGCGTCTGGTCTCAGGATAAGTGGAAGGGCAAGTTTGAGGTAAAGTGGATTTTCATCAAAGACGTGCCCAACAACCAGCTGCGTCACATCCGGCTGGAGAACAATGACAACAAGCCAGTGACCAACTCCAGGGACACTCAGGAAGTGCCTCTGGAGAAGGCCAAACAAGTGCTTAAAGTTATCGCCACTTACAAGCATACCACCTCAATCTTTGATGACTTTGCACATTATGAGAAACgtcaggaagaggaggaggctcTGAGGAAG GAGCGCAATAGAAATAAACCGTAA